In Tachyglossus aculeatus isolate mTacAcu1 chromosome 10, mTacAcu1.pri, whole genome shotgun sequence, the following proteins share a genomic window:
- the LOC119933223 gene encoding basic proline-rich protein-like yields the protein MTLTPPNPSPCFALGAPSPGEMTLTPPNPSPCFALGAPSPGEMTLTSPNPSPLFALGTPSPGEMTLTSPNPLPFFALGAPSSREVTLTPPNPLPFFCFGSPHSGEMTLTPPNHSPFFIFGRLHPWGDDPHSSKSFTFFCFGSPQSWGDDPHPSKSFAFFIFGSPQSWGDDPHPSKSFAFFIFGRLHPWGDDPHPSKSFAFFIFGSPQPWGDDPHSSKSFTFFCFGSPQPWGDDPHPSRSFAFFCFGSPQPWGDGPHPSKSFALAHPKRGRGVSLCNISYARGRLGPPSPPPQIPITLPPFQGPGNRRLGGGRGG from the exons ATGACCCTCACCCCTCCAAATCCTTCGCCTTGTTTTGCTTTGGGAGCCCCCAGCCCTGGGGAGATGACCCTCACCCCTCCAAATCCTTCGCCTTGTTTTGCTTTGGGAGCCCCCAGCCCTGGGGAGATGACCCTCACCTCTCCAAATCCTTCACCTTTGTTTGCTTTGGGAACCCCCAGCCCTGGGGAGATGACCCTCACCTCTCCAAATCCTTTGCCTTTTTTTGCTTTGGGAGCCCCCAGCTCTAGGGAGGTGACCCTCACCCCTCCAAATCCTTTGCCTTTTTTTTGCTTTGGGAGCCCCCATTCCGGGGAGATGACCCTCACCCCTCCAAATCATTCGCCTTTTTTTATCTTTGGGAGACTCCATCCCTGGGGAGATGACCCTCACTCCTCCAAATCCTTCACCTTCTTTTGCTTTGGGAGCCCCCAGTCCTGGGGAGATGACCCTCACCCCTCCAAATCCTTCGCCTTTTTTATCTTTGGGAGCCCCCAGTCCTGGGGAGATGACCCTCACCCCTCCAAATCATTCGCCTTTTTTATTTTTGGGAGACTCCATCCCTGGGGAGATGACCCTCACCCCTCCAAATCATTCGCCTTTTTTATATTTGGGAGCCCCCAGCCCTGGGGAGATGACCCTCACTCCTCCAAATCCTTCACCTTCTTTTGCTTTGGGAGCCCCCAGCCCTGGGGAGATGACCCTCACCCCTCCAGATCCTTCGCCTTCTTTTGCTTTGGGAGCCCCCAGCCCTGGGGAG ATGGCCCTCACCCCTCCAAATCCTTCGCCCTGGCCCACCCCAAGCGCGGGCGAGGAGTTTCCTTATGCAACATTTCCTATGCAAGGGGCCGGCTGggtcccccctctccaccccctcaaaTTCCCATAACCCTACCCCCATTTCAGGGCCCAGGAAAtaggaggttgggcggggggcgggggggatga
- the IZUMO3 gene encoding izumo sperm-egg fusion protein 3 → MGLGLGLGLLLLSLGEPGWAGGCLSCDPSFMEEMEKLLGEMIPQEAPTRPALLERQLQALRDPDPQGLGVEKRLRVLDVRGAATLRLWLKKKILALKEEPQKGVFILQGQLLRIRGELRLRLREALRAFSNLACSEDCTLNEGPVLDCWTCLRISTSCFRGELCGDENPWVAEQREVTLFLVLLVEAVVLGSAMLLFLLCVSHRKRMKELRASRETKTEEK, encoded by the exons atggggctggggctggggctgggcctgcTGCTCTTGTCCCTGGGAGAGCCAGGGTGGGCCGGAGGCTGTCTGAGCTGTGATCCCAGCTtcatggaagagatggagaagcTCCTGGGAGAGATGATTCCCCAGGAGGCTCCCACCCGCCCTGCCCTTTTGGAAAGGCAGCTCCAGGCCCTGAGGGACCCCgatccccagggcctgggggtggagAAGAGACTGCGAGTCCTGG ACGTCCGTGGAGCCGCAACACTGAGACTGTGGCTGAAGAAGAAGATTCTGGCCCTGAAAGAGGAACCGCAGAAAG gcgTGTTTATCCTCCAGGGCCAGTTGCTCCGCATCCGGGGTGAACTCAGGCTTCGGCTCCGAGAAGCCCTGAGGGCTTTTTCCAACCTCG CCTGTTCAGAAGACTGTA cgctgaacGAGGGACCGGTGCTTGACTGTTGGACGTGTTTGCGGATCAGCACTTCATGCTTCAGAGGAGAACTGTGCGGAG ATGAGAATCCTTGGGTCGCTGAGCAGCGGGAAGTCACCCTGTTCCTGGTGCTGTTGGTAGAGGCCGTAGTACTTGGCTCTGCTATGCTACT ATTTCTTCTTTGTGTCTCTCACCGGAAGAGAATGAAGGAGCTCCGGGCATCCCGGGAAACAAAGACAGAGGAGAAGTGA